A single window of Sebastes umbrosus isolate fSebUmb1 chromosome 16, fSebUmb1.pri, whole genome shotgun sequence DNA harbors:
- the LOC119474869 gene encoding kelch domain-containing protein 1 isoform X1: MDSAFEKHCSELVARERSGHTAVVEDNLLYVWGGYMLCSLQSIADDEVFLPNDEIWLYDLERGVWEVFHMSGEVPPSMSGTCGCSLNGHLYIFGGCDDNGQTNQIYCVNLTDGKYTWRKIMHEIGSAPSPRDKLSCWVYNERIIYFGGYGHKVLNSVDSRNRSFIVDEASWVEDVFWGWNNEIHIFDPTQASWSEPQTHGRAPAPRAAHASATIGCRGYVCGGRVMETRTSDIHCLDFQTWTWSEIVPVSNTPVGRSWHTLTAASDGTLFLFGGLSVDCKPMSDGWVLDVETKKWREVEHPFKNKPRLWHTASPGKDSDVIVFGGSCDYILLVDTGHCNDALVFQTQPYPLFRICEDYIAKTVRNYETLRNQLPLLPPKLLTSVQKRMSFYRPSKKQQH, from the exons TTGTGTTCTCTACAGTCAATTGCTGATGATGAAGTTTTCCTTCCCAATGATGAAATCTGGCTGTATGACTTAGAACGAGGTGTATg GGAAGTGTTTCACATGTCAGGAGAAGTCCCTCCCTCTATGTCTGGGACCTGCGGCTGCTCTCTGAATGGACACTTGTACATATTTGGAGGTTGTGATGACAACGGACAGACCAATCAG ATCTACTGTGTCAACCTGACAGACGGTAAATACACATGGAGGAAGATCATGCATGAGATCGGTTCTGCTCCCTCACCTCGAGACAAACTGTCCTGTTGGGTTTACAATGAAAG GATCATCTACTTTGGAGGATATGGCCACAAAGTGCTGAATAGTGTCGATAGCAGGAACAGAAGCTTCATTGTAGATGAAGCATCATgg gtgGAAGATGTATTCTGGGGATGGAACAACGAGATTCATATATTTGACCCCACGCAAGCCAGTTGGAGTGAACCACAGACCCAT GGCCGTGCTCCAGCCCCCAGGGCCGCCCACGCCAGTGCCACAATCGGCTGTAGAGGATACGTTTGTGGAGGTAGAGTCATG GAAACCAGGACGAGTGATATTCACTGCTTAGACTTTCAAACGTGGACGTGGTCAGAAAT AGTCCCAGTATCCAACACTCCAGTGGGCAGATCGTGGCACACGCTCACAGCGGCATCAGACGGCACCTTGTTTCTATTTGGAGGTCTCAGTGTAGACTGCAAACCAATGA GCGACGGGTGGGTGCTTGATGTTGAAACaaagaaatggagagaggttGAGCATCCCTTTAAGAATAAGCCAAG GTTGTGGCACACGGCGAGTCCAGGCAAAGACTCTGATGTGATTGTGTTTGGTGGAAGTTGTGACTACATCCTCCTTGTTGACACC GGTCACTGCAACGATGCACTTGTTTTCCAGACGCAGCCATATCCTCTATTCAG GATTTGTGAGGATTACATTGCAAAGACTGTGAGGAACTATGAGACGCTCAGAAATCAGCTTCCTCTCTTGCCTCCCAAACTCCTGACGTCAGTACAGAAGAGGATGTCTTTCTACAGGCCTTCAAAGAAGCAACAGCATTAG
- the LOC119474869 gene encoding kelch domain-containing protein 1 isoform X2, with protein MDSAFEKHCSELVARERSGHTAVVEDNLLYVWGGYMSIADDEVFLPNDEIWLYDLERGVWEVFHMSGEVPPSMSGTCGCSLNGHLYIFGGCDDNGQTNQIYCVNLTDGKYTWRKIMHEIGSAPSPRDKLSCWVYNERIIYFGGYGHKVLNSVDSRNRSFIVDEASWVEDVFWGWNNEIHIFDPTQASWSEPQTHGRAPAPRAAHASATIGCRGYVCGGRVMETRTSDIHCLDFQTWTWSEIVPVSNTPVGRSWHTLTAASDGTLFLFGGLSVDCKPMSDGWVLDVETKKWREVEHPFKNKPRLWHTASPGKDSDVIVFGGSCDYILLVDTGHCNDALVFQTQPYPLFRICEDYIAKTVRNYETLRNQLPLLPPKLLTSVQKRMSFYRPSKKQQH; from the exons TCAATTGCTGATGATGAAGTTTTCCTTCCCAATGATGAAATCTGGCTGTATGACTTAGAACGAGGTGTATg GGAAGTGTTTCACATGTCAGGAGAAGTCCCTCCCTCTATGTCTGGGACCTGCGGCTGCTCTCTGAATGGACACTTGTACATATTTGGAGGTTGTGATGACAACGGACAGACCAATCAG ATCTACTGTGTCAACCTGACAGACGGTAAATACACATGGAGGAAGATCATGCATGAGATCGGTTCTGCTCCCTCACCTCGAGACAAACTGTCCTGTTGGGTTTACAATGAAAG GATCATCTACTTTGGAGGATATGGCCACAAAGTGCTGAATAGTGTCGATAGCAGGAACAGAAGCTTCATTGTAGATGAAGCATCATgg gtgGAAGATGTATTCTGGGGATGGAACAACGAGATTCATATATTTGACCCCACGCAAGCCAGTTGGAGTGAACCACAGACCCAT GGCCGTGCTCCAGCCCCCAGGGCCGCCCACGCCAGTGCCACAATCGGCTGTAGAGGATACGTTTGTGGAGGTAGAGTCATG GAAACCAGGACGAGTGATATTCACTGCTTAGACTTTCAAACGTGGACGTGGTCAGAAAT AGTCCCAGTATCCAACACTCCAGTGGGCAGATCGTGGCACACGCTCACAGCGGCATCAGACGGCACCTTGTTTCTATTTGGAGGTCTCAGTGTAGACTGCAAACCAATGA GCGACGGGTGGGTGCTTGATGTTGAAACaaagaaatggagagaggttGAGCATCCCTTTAAGAATAAGCCAAG GTTGTGGCACACGGCGAGTCCAGGCAAAGACTCTGATGTGATTGTGTTTGGTGGAAGTTGTGACTACATCCTCCTTGTTGACACC GGTCACTGCAACGATGCACTTGTTTTCCAGACGCAGCCATATCCTCTATTCAG GATTTGTGAGGATTACATTGCAAAGACTGTGAGGAACTATGAGACGCTCAGAAATCAGCTTCCTCTCTTGCCTCCCAAACTCCTGACGTCAGTACAGAAGAGGATGTCTTTCTACAGGCCTTCAAAGAAGCAACAGCATTAG
- the LOC119474870 gene encoding uncharacterized protein LOC119474870, translating to MGSGTSRGKRVAPACVSEVNVTKTTASPKQDSRPFKPLKIHAAILRNARNRAQPADCHSEGHDSDFSREDDDIIIDGDMDTVLQEYEERGRASVKKDPPKKTVIRSKTYGLCHFSQEDDEDCSSEEPRGSHGGSRDVNKRSNDAFTKHTPDSQHSGFLTGGALLEADPTSEKQSTFGSCHSSSLTMPVILYDGSEEELMDTIEKEFS from the exons ATGGGCAGCGGTACAAGCCGAGGGAAGAGGGTTGCACCTGCGTGTGTCAGCGAGGTGAACGTGACCAAAACGACCGCTTCACCCAAACAAGACAGCCGTCCGTTCAAGCCGCTCAAAATCCACGCTGCGATTTTACGCAACGCGCGTAACCGTGCGCAACCGGCGGACTGCCACAGCGAGGGACACGACTCCGACTTCTCCAGAGAGGACGACGACATCATCATCGATGGAGACATGGACACGGTTCTGCAGGAATACGAGGAGCGAGGGAGAGCTTCCGTGAAGAAAGATCCTCCCAAGAAGACGGTGATCAGATCCAAAACATACGGATTGTGTCATTTCAGTCAGGAGGACGACGAAGACTGCAGCTCAGAGGAGCCACGTGGCTCTCACGGTGGATCAAGAGATGTAAACAAGAGGAGCAATGATGCTTTCACTAAACACACACCTGACAGTCAGCACAGT gGCTTTTTGACAGGAGGGGCTTTATTGGAAGCTGATCCCACATCAGAAAAACAATC GACTTTTGGCAGCTGCCATAGCTCCTCTCTCACCATGCCGGTCATCCTGTACGATGGATCAGAAGAAGAGCTGATGGACACTATTGAGAAAGAGTTTAGTTGA